The following proteins are encoded in a genomic region of Chelmon rostratus isolate fCheRos1 chromosome 3, fCheRos1.pri, whole genome shotgun sequence:
- the slc26a11 gene encoding sodium-independent sulfate anion transporter, translating to MEQPLLGRASAVSRGCCSYSTLKAWLPILSWLPRYKLQWLQMDLLAGLTVGMTTVPQSLAYAEVAGLPVQYGLYSAFMGGFVYTLLGTSKDVTLGPTAIMSLLCFSVVGGQPHRAVLLSLLCGLIQAVMALLRLGFLLDFISFPVIKGFTCAAAVTIGFGQVKNILGLQGVPQGFFLEVYYTFYKIPEARIGDVVLGLLCLALLVMLIFMKTSLGPDDAPYSSTSRAARKLVWAVATMRNALVVVAASLVAFSWDAYGHHVFTITGETSKGLPPFRPPPTSDTTANGTVVSFGEIVEGFGGGLAVIPFMGLLESVAIAKAFASQNDYRIDANQELLAIGVTNIMGSFVSAYPVTGSFGRTAVNCQTGVCTPAGGIVTGVIVLLSLAFLMPAFYYIPKASLAAVIICAVAPMVDYRVVVSMWRIRKLDLLPFVVTFLMSFWQVQYGIVGGVAVSGALLLYSIARPQIKVSDHDVLVMELGSGLSFPATEYLSHIIHTQALQASPPRSVVLDCHHVSIIDYSVVSELRDLLRQFKLREVQLVFSGLQPSVLEVLLAADLQGLRYTDNVEAALQMEPGTSSITAPSD from the exons ATGGAGCAGCCTCTGCTGGGACGAGCGTCAGCCGTCAGCCGTGGCTGCTGCTCCTACAGCACCCTGAAGGCCTGGCTGCCAATCCTCTCCTGGCTGCCCAGGTACAAGCTGCAGTGGCTTCAGATGGACCTTCTCGCGGGCCTCACCGTCGGGATGACGACTGTACCGCAGTCGCTGGCTTATGCTGAAGTCGCCGGCCTTCCTGTGCAG TACGGACTCTACTCTGCCTTCATGGGGGGGTTCGTCTACACCCTCCTGGGGACCTCTAAGGACGTGACACTGGGTCCCACGGCCATCATGTCCctcctgtgtttctctgtggtgGGGGGGCAGCCGCACCGAGCCGTGCTGCTCAGCCTCCTCTGTGGACTCATCCAGGCTGTAATGGCATTACTGAGACTGG GTTTCCTGCTGGACTTCATCTCTTTCCCTGTAATAAAAGGCTTCACTTGTGCTGCTGCGGTAACCATTGGCTTCGGCCAGGTCAAG AATATCCTGGGACTTCAGGGCGTGCCCCAAGGCTTCTTCCTGGAGGTTTACTACACCTTCTACAAGATCCCAGAAGCCAGGATAGGTGATGTGGTACTGGGTCTGCTCTGTCTCGCTCTGCTGGTCATGTTGATATTTATGAAGACGAGTCTGGGCCCTGACGACGCTCCCTACTCCAGCACCTCCAGAGCTGCCAGGAAGCTCGTGTGGGCTGTTGCTACCA TGCGGAACGCTCTGGTGGTCGTGGCTGCATCCTTGGTAGCATTTTCCTGGGATGCTTACGGTCATCACGTGTTTACCATCACTGGGGAAACTTCCAAGGGGCTCCCGCCGTTCAGGCCCCCACCCACCTCAGACACCACAGCCAACGGCACCGTCGTCTCCTTTGGGGAGATTGTAGAG ggCTTTGGAGGAGGGCTTGCTGTGATTCCCTTCATGGGTCTGTTGGAGAGCGTTGCTATAGCTAAAGCTTTTG CCAGTCAGAACGACTACAGAATTGATGCCAACCAGGAGCTGCTGGCGATCGGTGTGACTAACATCATGGGTTCCTTTGTGTCAGCCTACCCTGTCACTGGCAGCTTTGGGAg GACAGCTGTGAACTGTCAGACTGGTGTTTGCACTCCAGCTGGAGGGATCGTCACTG gTGTGATCGTGTTGCTTTCGCTGGCGTTCCTCATGCCAGCCTTCTACTACATCCCCAAAGCTTCTCTCGCTGCTGTTATCATCTGCGCGGTCGCTCCCATGGTGGATTACCGTGTCGTGGTTAGCATGTGGAGGATACGCA AGCTGGACCTGCTGCCTTTTGTTGTGACGTTCCTGATGAGTTTCTGGCAGGTGCAGTATGGCATCGTAGGAGGTGTAGCTGTATCCGGAGCCCTGCTCCTGTACAGCATAGCAAGACCACAGATAAAG GTGTCTGATCACGATGTGCTGGTGATGGAGTTGGGAAGTGGACTCAGCTTTCCTGCCACGGAGTATCTCAGCCACATCATACACACTCAGGCTCTGCAGG CGTCTCCTCCGCGGTCAGTGGTCCTGGACTGCCACCATGTCAGTATCATAGATTACTCAGTGGTCAGCGAGCTCAGGGACCTGCTGAGGCAGTTCAAGCTGCGAGAAGTGCAACTGGTCTTTTCTGGATTGCAG CCCTCTGTTCTGGAGGTTCTGCTAGCAGCTGACCTGCAGGGCCTCAGGTACACAGACAATGTGGAGGCGGCGCTGCAGATGGAGCCGGGAACCTCCTCAATCACTGCTCCTTCTGACTGA